From the genome of Flavobacterium luteolum, one region includes:
- a CDS encoding glycoside hydrolase family 130 protein: MSTIPWQDRPENSKDVMWRYSENPIIDRYSIPSSNSIFNSAVVPFGDGYAGVFRCDNKAVQMNIFAGFSKDGINWDINHEPIEMKSGNTEMIESAYKYDPRVVWIEDRYWITWCNGYNGPTIGIGYTFDFKEFFQCENAFLPFNRNGVLFPQKINGKYAMLSRPSDNGHTPFGDIWISYSPDMKYWGEHRLVMKPSPFEQSAWQCTKVGAGPIPILTDEGWLMIYHGVINTCNGFRYAMGSALLDVDSPDQVKYRTQPYLLGPAETYEMVGDVPNVVFPCAALHDIKEDKLAVYYGAADTHVAIAFGKLSEVIQFTKDNSL, from the coding sequence ATGAGTACTATTCCTTGGCAAGACAGACCCGAAAACAGTAAAGATGTAATGTGGAGATATTCTGAGAATCCAATTATCGACAGATATTCGATTCCTTCATCAAACAGTATATTCAATAGTGCAGTTGTACCTTTTGGAGACGGATATGCTGGGGTTTTCAGATGTGATAATAAAGCAGTTCAGATGAATATTTTTGCTGGTTTCAGTAAAGATGGTATCAATTGGGACATCAACCACGAACCAATTGAGATGAAATCTGGAAATACAGAAATGATCGAATCTGCTTATAAATACGATCCGCGTGTGGTTTGGATTGAAGATCGTTACTGGATTACGTGGTGTAATGGTTACAACGGACCAACAATTGGTATTGGTTATACTTTCGATTTTAAAGAATTTTTCCAATGCGAAAATGCCTTTTTACCATTCAACAGAAATGGTGTTTTATTTCCACAGAAAATCAACGGAAAATATGCGATGTTAAGCCGTCCAAGTGATAATGGTCACACGCCATTTGGAGATATCTGGATCAGCTATAGCCCAGACATGAAATATTGGGGAGAACATAGATTGGTGATGAAACCAAGTCCGTTTGAGCAAAGCGCTTGGCAATGTACAAAAGTAGGAGCAGGACCAATCCCAATTTTAACAGACGAAGGATGGTTAATGATTTACCACGGAGTTATCAATACTTGCAACGGTTTCCGTTATGCAATGGGTTCAGCACTTTTAGATGTTGATTCGCCAGATCAAGTAAAGTACAGAACACAACCTTATTTATTAGGACCAGCAGAGACTTATGAAATGGTTGGAGACGTTCCAAACGTAGTATTCCCTTGTGCTGCTTTACACGATATTAAAGAAGATAAATTAGCGGTTTATTACGGTGCGGCAGATACTCACGTAGCAATCGCTTTCGGAAAATTAAGTGAAGTAATTCAGTTTACAAAAGATAATAGTTTATAA
- a CDS encoding GH92 family glycosyl hydrolase, which yields MRKITLLSLTVIFIASCKIKVDKNKDPKSFATNYVDPFIGTGGHGHTYPGATVPFGMIQVSPDNGISSWDWCSGYHYSDSIVSGFSHLHLSGTGIGDLADILFMPTNKKLDLTAKAASRDFLPYKSKYNHVNEKAVPGYYQVFLEDPKINVELTSTQRTAYHKYTFNDTNIQSVIVDLGFAINWDKAVKTSIKIEDANTISGYRYSTGWAKNQKVFFVAKFSKPITESIITADKKVVSGSNAEGENTALQLFFDPKNSKELDVKVALSSVSVENAKDNLDKDQEFEKVKASASSDWNKALSKITVETPVDSLKTIFYTALYHAQVAPVTYSDKNGQFRREDDKIITAKDYTAYSTLSLWDTFRAENPLLTILEPSKVSDLVNSMLAYYETKKILPVWTLYANETNTMTGYHSIPVIVDAYLKGIKGFDAEKAFEAMKATMMQDERGLNFYKKFGYIPYNLLDESVTITLEYAYDDWCVAQMAKALGKTTDYEFFSKRSKAYEYLFDAKSGFMRGKSEDGKSWNEPFDPKHSNHREHTDYTEGNAWQHSWFVPHNVDEFIKLHGGNGIFTKRLEQLFTESSEITGNNVSADISGLIGQYAHGNEPSHHIAYMFNHAGQPWRTQYWVRHILDTQYNTTANGLSGNEDCGQMSAWYVFSSMGLYPMNPASGEYEIGSPIFEKSTLNLPNGKTFVIEAENVSDKNFYIQSATLNGKTFNKTAISHQEMLKGGVLHFVMGAQPNQNWGLN from the coding sequence ATGAGGAAAATTACTCTGCTCTCTTTAACGGTAATTTTTATTGCAAGTTGCAAAATAAAAGTAGATAAAAACAAAGATCCAAAAAGTTTTGCAACAAATTATGTAGATCCTTTTATTGGTACTGGAGGCCACGGACATACGTATCCTGGTGCGACAGTTCCGTTTGGGATGATACAAGTGAGTCCAGATAATGGAATTTCTAGCTGGGACTGGTGTTCTGGTTATCATTATTCTGACTCAATAGTTTCGGGTTTTAGTCACTTACACTTAAGCGGAACAGGAATCGGTGATTTGGCAGATATTTTATTTATGCCGACAAACAAAAAATTAGACTTAACAGCCAAAGCCGCTTCACGCGATTTCCTTCCGTATAAATCAAAATACAATCATGTTAACGAAAAAGCAGTACCGGGTTATTACCAAGTTTTTCTTGAAGATCCTAAAATCAATGTAGAATTAACGTCTACGCAAAGAACCGCATACCATAAGTATACTTTTAATGACACCAATATACAATCTGTAATTGTAGATCTTGGGTTTGCTATTAACTGGGACAAAGCGGTAAAAACTTCCATCAAAATTGAAGATGCCAACACCATTAGCGGTTACCGTTACAGTACAGGCTGGGCAAAAAATCAGAAAGTGTTTTTTGTAGCGAAGTTTTCTAAACCTATTACAGAATCTATCATTACTGCTGATAAAAAAGTAGTTTCAGGTTCAAATGCTGAAGGCGAAAATACTGCTCTTCAATTATTTTTCGATCCTAAAAACTCTAAAGAATTAGACGTAAAAGTGGCGCTATCTTCAGTAAGTGTTGAAAATGCAAAAGACAATTTGGATAAAGATCAGGAATTTGAAAAAGTAAAAGCTTCAGCATCTTCAGATTGGAACAAAGCTTTAAGCAAAATTACAGTTGAAACTCCAGTTGATTCTCTTAAAACGATTTTCTACACCGCTTTATATCATGCTCAAGTTGCGCCAGTGACTTACAGCGATAAAAATGGTCAGTTTAGAAGAGAAGACGATAAAATTATTACTGCTAAAGATTATACGGCATATTCTACCTTATCGCTTTGGGATACATTTAGAGCAGAGAATCCATTGTTGACAATATTAGAACCATCAAAAGTTTCCGATTTAGTGAACTCGATGTTGGCGTATTATGAAACCAAAAAGATACTTCCAGTTTGGACATTATACGCAAATGAAACCAATACCATGACAGGATATCATTCGATTCCAGTTATTGTTGATGCTTATCTAAAAGGTATTAAAGGTTTTGATGCCGAAAAAGCTTTTGAAGCAATGAAAGCGACAATGATGCAAGACGAACGCGGACTGAATTTCTACAAAAAATTCGGTTACATTCCGTACAACTTATTAGACGAATCAGTTACGATTACGTTAGAATATGCTTACGATGATTGGTGTGTCGCTCAAATGGCAAAAGCTTTAGGAAAAACAACAGATTATGAGTTTTTCTCGAAACGTTCAAAAGCTTACGAATATTTATTTGATGCAAAATCTGGTTTCATGAGAGGAAAATCGGAAGATGGAAAATCTTGGAACGAACCTTTCGATCCAAAACACTCCAACCACAGAGAACACACTGATTATACTGAAGGGAATGCTTGGCAGCACAGTTGGTTTGTGCCTCATAATGTGGATGAATTTATTAAACTTCATGGCGGAAATGGCATTTTTACAAAACGTTTAGAACAATTATTCACAGAGAGTTCTGAAATTACAGGAAACAACGTTTCAGCGGATATTTCTGGTTTGATCGGACAATATGCACACGGAAACGAGCCAAGCCACCACATTGCTTATATGTTTAATCATGCTGGCCAGCCTTGGAGAACGCAATATTGGGTGCGTCATATTTTGGACACACAATATAATACAACAGCAAACGGTTTAAGCGGAAATGAAGACTGCGGTCAAATGTCGGCTTGGTATGTATTTAGCTCGATGGGATTATATCCAATGAATCCAGCTTCGGGAGAATATGAAATTGGAAGTCCGATTTTTGAGAAATCAACTTTAAATCTTCCAAACGGAAAAACTTTTGTGATTGAAGCAGAAAATGTTTCAGACAAAAACTTCTACATCCAATCGGCTACTTTAAACGGAAAAACATTTAATAAAACAGCCATTTCTCACCAAGAAATGCTAAAAGGCGGTGTACTTCATTTTGTAATGGGAGCACAGCCAAACCAAAATTGGGGTCTAAACTAA
- a CDS encoding LytR/AlgR family response regulator transcription factor, with amino-acid sequence MKIKCLIIDDEPLAINVIKNYIEQIEDLELVNTFSNSIEGLNFLKNNTIDVIFLDINMPVLDGINFIKSLENPPLLIITSAYDQFAIETYELDVLDYLVKPIEFPRLMKAVNKINKRLNNTSKVPQENNKENPFIFVKIDKKKMKKIFLNEILVIESLKDYLKISTTSGKFIIHSTLSDFTGLLPERDFIRIHRSYTIAIDKIDAVEGNSIEIEGLRYVIGRSYIDEVKQKILNSSI; translated from the coding sequence ATGAAAATAAAGTGTTTAATTATCGATGATGAGCCATTGGCAATAAACGTTATTAAAAATTATATTGAACAGATTGAGGATTTAGAATTAGTAAACACTTTTAGTAATTCTATTGAAGGATTAAATTTCTTAAAGAACAATACCATTGATGTAATTTTTCTAGATATAAATATGCCTGTTTTAGACGGTATTAATTTTATTAAAAGTTTAGAAAACCCGCCTTTATTGATTATTACGAGTGCGTACGACCAATTTGCAATCGAAACCTACGAACTTGATGTTTTGGATTATCTGGTAAAACCAATTGAGTTTCCAAGATTAATGAAAGCAGTCAACAAGATTAACAAAAGGCTTAACAATACCAGTAAAGTTCCTCAGGAAAACAATAAAGAAAACCCTTTTATCTTCGTTAAAATCGACAAGAAAAAAATGAAGAAGATTTTCTTGAATGAGATTTTGGTTATCGAAAGTTTAAAAGATTATTTAAAAATAAGCACCACTTCAGGAAAGTTTATCATTCACAGCACTTTATCAGATTTTACAGGATTATTGCCAGAAAGAGATTTCATCAGAATCCACAGATCTTACACAATTGCAATTGATAAAATTGATGCCGTAGAAGGAAACAGCATCGAAATTGAAGGACTTCGATACGTGATTGGAAGATCTTATATTGATGAAGTAAAACAGAAAATCCTTAATTCATCTATATAA
- a CDS encoding putative glycoside hydrolase → MVKLLRTNKLQKLSKVLVLALSLSLFSCGQKENKDQENGKFTFGVWTTADAKKSNADYSKEFKKYKDGGIDEVLINTQTDPKLLARLVPLAKKEGLKVHAWIMAMNRPNDSVALQHPDWYQVSKEGKSCFDNRPYVDYYQWLCPTKEESRNHVLGLVEGLAKVEGIESVHLDYIRFPDIFLPISLLPKYNLVQDVELPQFDFCYCDACVSKFEKEHHKNPKNSHNTSIDMEWKNFRLNAVKAVVDDAYKIAHKYNKKLTAAVFPYPEMADHMVRQRWDKWNIDEVYPMIYHSFYDEEIDWVGYATKQGVADLEGKQTKINTGIYIPGLKSDAELKEAILLAKKNGATGVSFFDGNALSESNLKTIAAVKSAM, encoded by the coding sequence ATGGTAAAATTATTACGAACGAATAAGTTGCAAAAACTATCAAAAGTTTTAGTATTAGCGCTTTCGCTGAGTTTATTCTCGTGCGGACAAAAAGAAAATAAAGATCAGGAAAACGGTAAATTCACTTTTGGTGTTTGGACCACTGCCGACGCTAAAAAATCGAATGCAGATTATTCGAAAGAATTCAAAAAATACAAAGACGGTGGAATTGATGAAGTTTTAATTAACACGCAAACCGATCCGAAACTATTAGCAAGATTAGTTCCGCTTGCAAAAAAAGAAGGACTAAAAGTGCATGCATGGATTATGGCAATGAATCGTCCAAATGATTCAGTTGCTTTACAGCATCCAGATTGGTATCAAGTAAGCAAAGAAGGAAAATCTTGTTTTGATAACCGTCCATATGTAGATTATTACCAATGGCTTTGCCCAACTAAAGAAGAATCTAGAAATCACGTTTTAGGTTTGGTTGAAGGTTTAGCAAAAGTAGAAGGAATCGAAAGTGTACATTTAGATTATATTCGTTTTCCAGATATTTTCCTGCCAATCAGTTTGTTGCCAAAATACAACCTGGTTCAAGATGTAGAATTACCTCAATTTGATTTCTGCTATTGTGATGCTTGTGTAAGCAAATTCGAAAAAGAACATCACAAAAATCCAAAAAACAGCCACAACACTTCAATTGATATGGAGTGGAAAAACTTCAGATTAAATGCTGTAAAAGCAGTGGTTGACGATGCGTATAAAATCGCTCATAAATACAATAAAAAATTAACGGCTGCAGTATTTCCTTATCCAGAAATGGCAGATCATATGGTGCGTCAGCGTTGGGATAAATGGAATATTGACGAAGTATATCCAATGATTTATCATAGTTTTTATGATGAAGAAATTGACTGGGTAGGTTATGCAACCAAACAAGGTGTAGCCGATTTAGAAGGAAAACAGACGAAAATAAATACAGGAATTTATATTCCAGGATTAAAATCGGATGCAGAATTGAAAGAAGCAATTTTGCTGGCTAAGAAAAATGGTGCAACTGGAGTTTCATTTTTTGACGGAAATGCTTTATCAGAAAGTAATTTAAAGACAATTGCAGCCGTAAAATCGGCCATGTAG
- a CDS encoding carbohydrate-binding family 9-like protein produces the protein MHSRSKLLSLAVFFVGLMIYAQSEKPVTPKSYIAYKTSKEIVIDGDEADKAWEKASWTTPFVDIEGVETPKYKTQVKMLWDDNYYYILAKIEEPHVWANLRQRDTIIFYNNDFEVFIDPDNDTHNYYELEINALNTAWDLFINKPYREKNTVLNDWNITGLKSAVKVDGTLNNASDTDKGWTLEIAIPWSVYKTSYFDDIVPKDKFWKVNFSRVNWQHSVIDGKYERKKDSEGKFLPEYNWVWSPMGVINMHEPEKWAYVYFSSKESDDKFTIPQEEKVKWELYTLYRAQKRYFDKNKSWAKSLQSISTKNIVVDGKVLKPVLENHSSGFNILVKSPFSNKTLIIKEDGKIITNE, from the coding sequence ATGCATAGTAGAAGTAAATTATTGTCCCTTGCCGTTTTTTTTGTTGGATTGATGATTTATGCGCAATCTGAAAAACCGGTTACACCAAAAAGTTATATTGCGTATAAGACTTCAAAAGAAATTGTTATTGATGGCGATGAAGCAGACAAAGCTTGGGAAAAAGCATCTTGGACAACTCCTTTTGTCGACATAGAAGGTGTTGAAACTCCAAAATACAAGACTCAAGTCAAAATGCTCTGGGACGATAATTACTACTATATTCTCGCTAAAATAGAAGAACCTCATGTTTGGGCAAATCTAAGACAACGTGATACAATTATTTTTTATAATAATGATTTTGAGGTTTTTATTGATCCAGATAATGATACTCATAATTACTATGAATTAGAAATTAATGCGTTAAACACGGCTTGGGATTTATTCATCAATAAACCTTACAGAGAAAAAAACACGGTTTTAAACGACTGGAATATTACAGGTTTAAAATCGGCTGTAAAGGTTGACGGAACTTTAAACAATGCTTCCGATACAGATAAAGGCTGGACATTAGAAATTGCCATTCCGTGGTCGGTTTATAAAACATCGTATTTCGATGATATTGTTCCAAAAGATAAATTTTGGAAAGTTAATTTCTCGCGAGTGAATTGGCAGCATTCGGTTATTGATGGAAAATATGAACGAAAAAAAGATTCAGAAGGAAAGTTTCTCCCAGAATACAATTGGGTTTGGTCGCCTATGGGAGTCATCAATATGCATGAGCCCGAAAAATGGGCTTATGTATACTTTTCTTCAAAGGAAAGCGACGATAAATTTACAATTCCACAGGAAGAAAAAGTAAAATGGGAACTGTATACCTTGTACCGTGCTCAAAAGAGATATTTCGATAAAAATAAATCTTGGGCAAAATCATTGCAAAGTATCAGTACAAAAAATATAGTTGTTGATGGAAAAGTTTTAAAACCAGTTTTAGAAAATCATTCATCAGGATTTAATATCTTGGTAAAGAGTCCTTTTTCAAACAAAACCTTAATAATTAAAGAAGATGGTAAAATTATTACGAACGAATAA
- a CDS encoding sensor histidine kinase: MIFNSSKSYSLPVRYHVYFWLTYFVFNTFRWGSYFNDYLYSLKTTLLGFPIHMALCYLNILVLMPHFVYKKKYFLYIVTVLSAIFIMVVLKFNLTYLLITHNVWPEGPQTINTLTLNYTIDMMMGELYVMTFVTAIKITLDLLQEQRRVTDLEKSQLETELLFLKSQISPHFFFNTLNNIYSLSVEKSNKTPKIVLKLSELMRYMLYETKEKKQSLENEILCIQNYLDLERIRNGERLEVDMSISGDIHDKEISPVLLLTFVENAFKHGVNKNTGNVLIDIRFKVKGDYLYFTISNPMPEFTVHKDNFNKASGIGIENVKKRLELGYNKNDYKLSFKNKKNIFVVKLVIKVT; this comes from the coding sequence ATGATTTTCAACTCAAGCAAATCTTACAGCTTACCTGTGCGCTACCATGTTTACTTCTGGCTGACCTATTTTGTGTTCAATACATTCCGATGGGGAAGTTATTTTAACGATTACCTCTACTCTCTAAAAACCACTTTACTCGGATTTCCAATTCACATGGCATTATGTTATCTGAATATTTTGGTTTTAATGCCACATTTCGTTTATAAAAAAAAATACTTCCTATATATAGTAACTGTATTGTCGGCGATTTTTATCATGGTGGTTTTAAAATTCAACTTAACTTATTTATTAATCACTCATAACGTTTGGCCAGAAGGTCCGCAGACCATTAATACCCTTACATTAAACTATACGATTGATATGATGATGGGCGAATTGTATGTAATGACTTTTGTTACTGCAATTAAAATCACTCTCGATTTATTACAGGAACAAAGACGTGTAACAGATCTAGAGAAATCGCAATTGGAAACAGAACTGCTGTTTTTAAAATCTCAGATTTCACCACACTTTTTCTTTAATACTTTAAATAACATTTATTCGCTTTCTGTAGAAAAGTCCAACAAGACTCCGAAAATCGTTTTAAAACTTTCAGAATTAATGCGTTATATGCTTTATGAAACAAAAGAAAAGAAACAGTCTTTAGAGAATGAAATTCTTTGCATTCAGAATTATCTGGATTTGGAAAGAATTAGAAATGGAGAGCGTTTGGAAGTAGATATGTCTATTTCGGGAGATATCCACGATAAAGAAATTTCTCCCGTTTTACTTTTGACTTTCGTCGAAAATGCATTCAAGCATGGCGTTAACAAAAACACTGGAAATGTTCTCATTGATATCAGGTTTAAAGTAAAAGGCGATTATTTATATTTCACAATTTCAAACCCAATGCCTGAATTTACCGTACATAAAGATAATTTTAACAAGGCAAGTGGTATAGGTATAGAAAATGTCAAAAAAAGACTTGAACTGGGATATAATAAAAATGACTATAAGCTTTCATTTAAAAATAAAAAGAATATTTTTGTCGTTAAACTAGTTATAAAAGTCACTTAA
- a CDS encoding sodium:solute symporter family protein: MNIIDVSIILIYIVLSVGIGIWISRKASKGLDDYFLGGKSIKWYFLGLSNGSGMFDVSGTSWMIGVLFLYGVKSFMFMWLWPIWNQIFVMMFLAVWIRRSKVMTGSEWILTRFGSDKAGKASHIIVAIFAIISTIGFIAYFFVGIGKFVTIILPWDLTVHMNGGVFLTSEQAYALLIIFLTTIYTVKGGMFSVVATEVVQYIIMIVAGVLIAGYAFINYTDIQINSVITPEWKNVFFGWEFETQWSDKFETFNRLIDTEGYKMFGAFIGMTLFKGFFASVAGPTPSYDLQRVLSTKSVKEAAYMSGFTNLILFIPRYLLITGIVVIALVNLAPELNANVNLTGADLELLMPKVVNLYIPVGIKGILLAGLLAAFMSGFSAFVNAGPAYIVNDIYKKYFKPVASNKHYIKVSQISSFLVVGLGVFMGFFADSINSLTLWITSALYGGYVAANFLKWIWWRFNGWGYFWGMVGGLIAASLQFVLDQNKGNLAAGTFLHDLSQVPSIYLFPLIFGMSILGCLLGTYLSKPTDIEVLKSFYTNVRPWGFWGPVYKQLKAEDQSFQKNNDFYLDMMNCVIGIVWQSSMILLPIYFIIRDYPKAGVALLVFLVTTTVLKFTWLDRVRKIEE; this comes from the coding sequence ATGAACATTATTGACGTATCAATCATTTTAATCTATATCGTACTATCGGTCGGTATCGGAATCTGGATTTCAAGAAAAGCATCAAAAGGACTTGATGATTATTTCCTTGGAGGGAAATCAATCAAATGGTATTTTTTAGGATTGAGCAATGGCTCCGGAATGTTTGATGTTTCAGGAACTTCTTGGATGATTGGAGTTTTGTTTTTATATGGAGTAAAAAGCTTCATGTTTATGTGGCTTTGGCCAATATGGAATCAGATTTTCGTTATGATGTTCCTCGCAGTCTGGATTAGAAGATCAAAAGTAATGACGGGTTCTGAATGGATTTTAACTCGTTTTGGAAGTGATAAAGCTGGAAAAGCATCCCATATTATTGTGGCAATTTTTGCTATCATTTCTACGATTGGTTTTATCGCTTATTTCTTTGTTGGAATTGGGAAATTCGTAACCATTATTCTCCCTTGGGATTTAACGGTTCACATGAATGGCGGAGTTTTCTTAACTTCTGAGCAGGCTTATGCATTGTTAATCATTTTTTTAACAACCATTTACACGGTTAAAGGCGGCATGTTTTCTGTAGTTGCGACTGAAGTTGTTCAGTACATTATTATGATTGTTGCCGGAGTTTTAATCGCTGGTTATGCTTTCATCAATTATACAGATATTCAGATTAATTCGGTTATTACGCCAGAATGGAAAAATGTTTTCTTCGGATGGGAATTCGAAACACAATGGAGCGATAAATTCGAAACTTTCAACAGATTAATTGATACGGAAGGATACAAAATGTTCGGAGCTTTTATCGGAATGACGCTTTTTAAAGGATTCTTTGCCAGTGTTGCAGGACCAACTCCAAGTTATGATTTACAGCGTGTTCTTTCTACAAAATCGGTAAAAGAAGCGGCTTACATGAGTGGTTTCACGAACTTGATTTTATTTATTCCGAGATATTTATTAATCACAGGAATTGTGGTTATTGCATTAGTAAACCTTGCACCAGAATTAAATGCAAACGTTAATCTTACTGGAGCAGATTTAGAATTATTAATGCCAAAAGTGGTGAATCTTTATATTCCAGTTGGTATTAAAGGAATTCTTCTAGCAGGTTTATTAGCAGCTTTCATGTCTGGATTCTCAGCTTTCGTAAATGCAGGACCAGCTTATATCGTAAATGATATTTATAAAAAATACTTCAAGCCAGTTGCTTCAAACAAACATTATATCAAAGTAAGTCAGATTTCTTCTTTCTTGGTTGTTGGTCTTGGAGTTTTCATGGGATTCTTCGCAGATTCGATTAACTCACTAACACTTTGGATTACAAGTGCTTTGTATGGTGGTTATGTTGCGGCAAACTTCCTAAAATGGATTTGGTGGCGTTTCAACGGATGGGGGTATTTCTGGGGAATGGTCGGCGGATTAATTGCAGCTTCTCTTCAATTCGTTTTAGATCAGAATAAGGGAAATTTAGCAGCTGGAACATTCTTGCATGATCTTTCGCAAGTGCCATCGATTTACTTATTCCCATTAATTTTCGGAATGTCAATTTTAGGCTGTCTTTTGGGAACTTATTTAAGCAAACCAACAGATATAGAAGTGCTGAAATCTTTCTATACAAACGTTAGACCTTGGGGATTCTGGGGGCCAGTTTACAAACAATTGAAAGCGGAAGATCAATCTTTCCAAAAAAATAATGATTTCTATCTAGATATGATGAATTGTGTAATTGGTATTGTATGGCAGTCAAGCATGATTCTGCTTCCAATTTACTTTATCATTAGAGATTATCCAAAAGCTGGAGTTGCTTTGCTAGTTTTCTTAGTGACGACTACGGTGTTGAAGTTTACTTGGCTGGATCGAGTTAGGAAGATTGAAGAATAG
- a CDS encoding isoaspartyl peptidase/L-asparaginase family protein: MSNRRDFIKKTTLGTLAISSVLGVSGFAANHDNELEVESKEKKQTKPIIISTWNHGLPANKESWKNLKEGKSALDAIEAGMKIPEADPNVRSVGYGGYPDREGKVTLDACIMDHNSNCGSVCFLQGIMHPISVAKRVLQNTPHVMLAGQGALQFALSEGFKEENLLTPESEKDWKKWLEDSKYKPVINIENHDTISMLMLDQDGNLSGGCTTSGAAWKMHGRVGDSPIIGAGLFLDNEVGAAAATGLGEAVIRTAGSAMVVELMRQGKSPYDACKEITERIYNKHKNHKDMEYLQVGFIALNKSGEYAGYSLRSGFNYAVSDDAKGHRMEDAKFKMSWDK; the protein is encoded by the coding sequence ATGTCAAATAGAAGAGATTTTATTAAGAAAACCACTCTAGGCACTTTAGCCATAAGTTCTGTTTTGGGCGTAAGCGGATTTGCTGCCAATCATGATAATGAACTAGAAGTAGAATCAAAAGAAAAAAAACAGACAAAACCAATCATCATCTCGACATGGAATCATGGTTTACCTGCGAATAAAGAATCTTGGAAGAATTTAAAAGAAGGAAAATCGGCTTTGGATGCCATCGAAGCTGGAATGAAAATACCTGAAGCCGATCCAAATGTTCGTAGTGTTGGTTATGGAGGATATCCGGATCGCGAAGGAAAAGTTACCCTTGATGCCTGTATCATGGATCACAACAGTAATTGCGGTTCTGTTTGTTTTTTACAGGGAATCATGCACCCAATTTCTGTGGCAAAAAGAGTGTTACAAAATACTCCTCATGTCATGTTAGCTGGGCAAGGTGCATTGCAGTTTGCTTTGTCTGAAGGTTTTAAAGAAGAAAATTTATTGACACCAGAATCTGAAAAAGACTGGAAAAAATGGCTGGAGGATTCCAAATACAAACCAGTTATTAATATAGAAAATCACGATACCATAAGCATGCTAATGTTAGACCAAGATGGCAACCTTTCTGGCGGATGTACCACGAGCGGTGCAGCTTGGAAAATGCACGGACGCGTCGGTGACTCCCCAATAATCGGCGCGGGTCTTTTCTTGGACAATGAAGTGGGAGCTGCAGCGGCAACTGGCTTGGGAGAAGCAGTTATTAGAACTGCAGGAAGCGCAATGGTTGTCGAATTAATGCGTCAGGGAAAATCTCCTTATGATGCTTGTAAAGAAATCACAGAACGTATTTACAACAAACATAAAAACCACAAAGACATGGAATATCTGCAAGTTGGTTTTATTGCCTTGAATAAAAGCGGTGAATACGCAGGTTATAGTCTAAGATCTGGATTTAATTACGCCGTTTCTGATGACGCAAAAGGCCACAGAATGGAAGACGCGAAATTTAAAATGTCTTGGGATAAATAA